Proteins co-encoded in one Garra rufa chromosome 21, GarRuf1.0, whole genome shotgun sequence genomic window:
- the LOC141296285 gene encoding neuronal PAS domain-containing protein 3-like: MLFLTNASLWLLFVLLQVELTGSSVFDYVHPGDHVEMAEQLGMKLPPGRGLLSQGGGAEDGASSASSSSHSETPEPVESNSPSLLSPDNTLERSFFIRMKSTLTKRGVHIKSSGYKVIHITGRLRIRMALTHSRSVPNQIMGMVVVAHALPPPTINEVRIDCQMFVTRVNMDLNIVYCENRISDYMDLTPVDIVGKRCYHFIHAEDVEGIRQSHLDLMNKGQCVTKYYRWIQKNGGYIWIQSSATIAINAKNANEKNIIWVNYVLSNPEYKDTPMDIAQLPNLPEKASESSETSDSESDSKENSEDNENSKSDGKGNQSSENSEDPESDSKKQTGRPPEQEMRRQEEGDSSSNPESQDSDDSLEPSDCETDHKEGRLGGLHIKVERYGDGEVEELQDSPSSCSSEDDDEVEDIVKDCNSGGELSGPAMSKHQKRKKRRKKQKWDGSRQRLRLSPSAAATPSPGSMDPTLGDQPPLLLPPSPTSSSVLKIKTEMSEPINFDNDSSIWNYPPNREISRNESPYSMTKPHDTFPSPPPAGLQVSIPDSVLTPPGAEGGGGSRKPNFNGNSSSGNNNSVPTSVSNATSSSLVPPSSSATADPLSPPLSASPRDKQQGTPTSSGSLLYTSDLEALQRLQAGNVVLPLVHRVTGTLAATSTASPRVYTTGTIRYAPADVSLAMQGNLLPNAHTAVNFVDGPGFGIDPKTPMEMLYHHVHRLNMSTPFGGAVSGAGLTQMPAANVFTTAEGLFSTLPFPVYSNGIHNTQTLERKED, encoded by the exons TGGAGTCGAACAGCCCTAGTCTTCTGTCGCCGGATAACACTCTAGAACGTTCCTTCTTCATCCGAATGAAGTCCACGCTCACCAAGAGAGGAGTCCACATCAAGTCCTCTGGATACAAG GTTATCCACATTACCGGCAGGCTGCGGATAAGAATGGCATTAACACACAGTCGTTCGGTACCCAATCAAATCATGGGCATGGTTGTGGTGGCACACGCACTTCCTCCGCCAACCATCAATGAGGTTCGGATCGACTGCCAGATGTTTGTTACACGGGTCAACATGGATCTCAACATCGTCTACTGTGAAAACAG AATCAGCGACTACATGGACCTGACACCTGTCGACATCGTAGGGAAGAGATGTTACCACTTCATTCACGCAGAGGATGTGGAAGGCATTCGGCAAAGCCATTTGGACC TGATGAATAAAGGTCAGTGCGTGACAAAGTATTACCGCTGGATTCAGAAGAATGGAGGTTATATCTGGATCCAGTCCAGTGCCACTATTGCAATCAATGCCAAGAACGCCAACGAAAAAAACATCATCTGGGTCAACTATGTACTCAG TAATCCAGAGTATAAAGACACACCCATGGATATCGCACAGCTGCCAAACCTGCCAGAGAAAGCATCAGAGTCCTCGGAAACATCTGATTCTGAATCCGACTCCAAGGAGAACTCTG AAGACAATGAAAACTCCAAGTCAGATGGAAAGGGGAATCAGTCTTCCGAGAACAGCGAAGATCCTGAGTCGGACAGTAAGAAACAGACGGGTCGGCCGCCAGAGCAAGAGATGAGAAGACAGGAGGAGGGAGACAGTTCCAGCAATCCAGAAAGTCAGGACAGTGATGATAGTCTAGAACCTTCTGACTGTGAAACCGACCACAAGGAGGGTCGCCTGGGTGGTTTACACATAAAGGTGGAGCGTTACGGCGACGGTGAGGTGGAGGAACTACAGGACTCGCCCTCCTCTTGCTCCTCAGAAGATGACGATGAGGTGGAAGATATTGTGAAGGACTGCAACAGTGGAGGAGAGCTGAGCGGACCAGCAATGAGCAAACACCAGAAGAgaaagaagaggagaaaaaagcagaaatgggATGGTAGTCGGCAGCGCCTCCGTCTGTCTCCCTCGGCCGCTGCTACCCCCAGCCCTGGCAGCATGGACCCCACCCTCGGGGACCAGCCTCCCCTCCTGCTTCCACCCTCCCCAACCAGCTCCTCTGTGCTGAAGATCAAGACTGAGATGTCAGAACCTATAAACTTCGACAACGACAGCAGCATCTGGAACTACCCACCCAACCGAGAGATCTCCCGCAACGAGTCCCCCTACAGCATGACAAAACCCCATGACACCTTCCCTTCTCCCCCGCCTGCCGGCCTGCAGGTGTCCATCCCCGACTCGGTCCTCACTCCGCCCGGTGCCGAGGGTGGAGGAGGCAGCAGAAAGCCCAACTTCAACGGCAACAGTAGCAGCGGCAACAATAACAGCGTCCCCACCTCTGTGTCCAACGCAACTTCGAGCAGCTTGGTTCCTCCTTCCAGTTCGGCCACCGCTGACCCGCTCTCCCCACCTCTCTCGGCCTCGCCACGGGACAAGCAGCAGGGTACGCCCACCTCCTCCGGCTCCCTGCTCTACACCAGTGATCTGGAAGCCCTGCAGAGGCTACAAGCGGGGAACGTGGTACTTCCATTGGTGCACCGAGTCACAGGCACGCTCGCTGCCACCAGCACGGCTTCTCCGCGAGTCTACACCACTGGAACGATCCGATACGCCCCGGCAGACGTCAGCCTGGCCATGCAGGGCAACCTCCTGCCGAATGCCCACACGGCTGTGAACTTTGTGGATGGGCCCGGCTTCGGCATAGACCCCAAGACGCCCATGGAGATGCTGTACCATCACGTGCACCGGCTCAACATGTCCACCCCCTTCGGGGGTGCGGTCAGCGGAGCCGGGCTCACGCAGATGCCCGCTGCTAACGTCTTCACCACGGCAGAGGGACTGTTCTCCACGCTTCCGTTTCCCGTCTACAGCAACGGCATACACAACACACAGACTCTGGAGCGCAAGGAGGATTGA